Genomic DNA from Pseudomonas fitomaticsae:
GTCGTTTCGTCGCCGGCCGACCGGACGTGAGCCTGACACCGTTGCTGACTACGCTGCATGCGCTTGGCGATGAACTGGACGCCTTGCATGTCGCCACCCATGAACACTTGTGGTCGGTGTTTCGCATGCGCGTGGCCCTGTTGATCGTAGTGTCGTTTCTGGAGCGACATGGCGAGCATTTGCAGCCCGACCGTTCTGAAGGAGAGCCCGTTCTTGCCCATTGATTTCGAGATTGGCGGCGTTTATCTGCCTCCCATCGCCCAGGCCCTGTTGCTGGCCATACCGGTTTTTCTGGTGCTCGACTGGGGTTTGCGCCGGCTTGGCGTCCTGCGTTTTGTCTGGCATGAGGCGCTGTTCGAAGGCGCCTTGTACGCCTGTGTTTGCGCTGCACTGATTTTGCTGATGGGAGCCTGAAACCTTGAAGACGTTGCTCACTCGATTGACGACATTGGCGGTGGTGCTGCTGGCAATCGTGCTTGGCTGGTTCGCCTGGGAACATTACACCCGAGCCCCGTGGACGCGGGATGCGCGGGTGAGGGCGGATGTGGTGACGCTGTCGGCGGATGTCTCGGGCCGTATCGTCACGCTCGCCGTGCAGGACAACCAGCATGTCGACAAGGGTCAGTTGCTGCTGGAGATCGACCCGGCGCGCTACAGCCTCGCCGTCGAGCATGCGAAACGCTCGGTCGAGGTATCAAAG
This window encodes:
- a CDS encoding DUF1656 domain-containing protein gives rise to the protein MPIDFEIGGVYLPPIAQALLLAIPVFLVLDWGLRRLGVLRFVWHEALFEGALYACVCAALILLMGA